DNA from Mesorhizobium sp. DCY119:
CAACCCCAAGCCCGCGCCCGACGCGATCCATGCCTTCGCCGACCTGACCGGGCTGAAGCCTTCGGAAATCGCCATGGTCGGTGACAACCGCCACGACCTCGAAATGGCCAAGGCCGGCGGCGCCGGACTAGCCATCGGCGTGCTCAGCGGCACCGGAACGCGCGAGACGCTGGCACCGCTGGCGGATGTGATTCTGGATTCGATCGCCGATCTGCCGGGGTATCTGGCCTCGGCCTGACCGTCAGAACCAATGACGTGACCCCACCTGCCGACATCACGATGGCAGCAGGCCGCGATTAATAGTGTTCGCACATTTTACAAACCAAAGGATGGCGCGACGATGCGGAGCTTCGAGACAAAGTCTGTTCGCATGGAGCCGTTGCTTCTCGTGACGGTCCAGATGCCTGTCGAGGATGTAGACCGCGTCATGGAGCATGTGGTGAAGGCTGCGCCGCTGGTCATGGGCAAGTATGACAGCAATGCCTACCAGTCTGGTGCCGGTATTGAACGCTATCGCCCGCTTGAAGGCGCGGCGGCGGGCGCGGAAAGCGAACTGCGCAAACGACCTGACATAGTCGAGGTGAGCTTCGAACTGGCCGACGACCAGGCTCTTCTGGAACAGGTCGTAGAGCTGATTTTCCAGGTTCACAGCTATCAGGAGCCTGTGATCCGGGTGGCGAACATACTGGGCAGCAGGTCAAAGGGCCTTGACGACAAGGACAATCCGAATCGCTGGTGGAACACGACCGGAGACTGGAAGAAGACGTCGGGCCAATAAACGGCGGCCTATGCCGCCGCTAATCGGCGCGTTTGAGACTACGCTGCCGTAACTGCTGCTCCAGCCCTCCGCTTAGGCTCCGGGCGTTCGTCACTCGAAAAGCCAAATCGTTGGCTTTTCGTTGGCCTTCGGCCAAACGCTCCTTACCCCCGCAGTTCCCGCCTGAGAATCTTGCCGACATTGGTCTTCGGCAATTCGGTGCGGAATTCGATCAGCCTCGGGCGCTTGTAGCCGGTCAGGTTTTGCTTGCAGTAGGCCAGTAGTTCTTCGGCGGTCAGGTTTGGGTCCTTCTTGACCACGAAGAGCTTCGGCACCTCGCCCGAATGCTCGTCCGGCACGCCGATTGCCGCCACTTCCAGCACGCCCGGATGCTGGGCGACCACTTCCTCCAGCTCGTTGGGATAGACGTTGAAGCCGGAGACCAGGATCATGTCCTTCTTGCGGTCGACTATCTTGGTGTAGCCGTTCTCGTCCATGAAGCCCATGTCACCGGACTTGAAGTAGCCGTCGGGCGTCATCACCTTGGCTGTCTCGTCCGGCCGGTTCCAGTAGCCGGCCATGACCTGCGGACCCTTTATGCAGATCTCGCCGACCTCTCCGAGGGGCATGTCGCGGCCTTCCTCGTCGCGGATGGCGAGTACGGTCGAGGGGATCGGCAGGCCGATCGTGCCGGTGAACGCGTCGGCGTCGAAGCGGTTGGCCGTCGCGACAGGCGCCGTTTCCGAAAGGCCGTAGCCTTCCGAGATGAGGCAACCGGTGAGTTTCTGCCAGCGATCTGCAACGCCGCGCTGCACCGCCATGCCGCCGCCGAATGTCAGCAGCAGCGGCTTGAAGTCCAGCTTGCGGAAGTCCTCATTGTTGAGCAGCGCATTGAACAGCGTGTTGAGGCCGGGGAAAACGTTGACCTGATACTTGGCCAGTTCCTTGACGAAGCCCGGAATGTCGCGCGGATTGGGGATCAGCACGTTCTGAGCACCCTGCTGCATGCCCATCAGCGCGTTCACCGTCAGCGCATAGATATGATAGAGTGGCAGCGCGCAGACGAAAGTGAGGGTTGCCGGCCGCGGCTTCTTCACGAAAGCCGTTTCCATCCACAGCAGGTTCTGCGCGACATTGGCCAGCACGTTGCGGTGAAGCAGGATCGCGCCTTTTGAAACGCCTGTGGTGCCGCCGGTATATTGCAGGAAGGCGACATCGTCAGCTTCCGACTTCACCGGCTTGAAGGTGCGCGCAGCGCCTTCCTTCTGCACCGCCGGGAATTTGGTGTGACCCGGCAGCGACCAGGCCGGCACCATTTTCTTGACGCGGCGCACGACCAGATTGACGATCAACCCCTTCATGCCGAGCATGTCGCCCATCGTCGCGACGACGACATGCTTGACCGGGGTCTTGGCAATCACCGCCTGCAAGGTGGTGGCAAAGTTCTCAAGGATGATGATTGCTTCCGCGCCCGAATCCTTGAGCTGGTGCTCGAGCTCGCGCGGCGTGTAGAGCGGATTGACGTTCACCACCGTATAGCCGGCGCGCAGAATGCCCATCATCGCCACGGGATATTGCAGCACGTTGGGCATCATGATCGCCACGCGCGCGCCCTTGGCCAGGCCCTTTGATTGAAGCCAGGCACCGAAGGCGGCAGACTGGCGTTCCAGTTCGCCATAGGTGATCGTCTTGCCCATGCAGGTGAAGGCGGGCCGCGTCGCGAATTTCTTGGACGAGTTCACCAGGAAATCGCCGATGGAATCGAATTCCAGCGGAGCGATTTCGGCCGGCACGACAGACGAATAGCTTTTCAGCCACGGCTTTCCTGCTGCCGTAGCGGGTTTCTTCGCGGCCGGCTTGTCGTCTTTTGGCGCAGCTGCGGCTTTTGCCGGGGTCGCATGGCCGGCAGCGCCGTTCGTCAGCGGCACCTTGGCAGCTGCGGGTTTGGGCGGAGTTTCGGCCTTGGCTGCTGGCTTCGCGACCTTGGGCGCGGCAACCGCTTTCGCCTTCGCGGCAGCGGGCTTCTTTGGTCCAGTCTTCGCCGCACCGGCCTTGGCTGCCACAGCCTTCGGCAACTCGATAAGTGCAGCTTTCGCAGCCGGCTCGACGGCAGGAGATGAAGCAACCGACGCCTTGCTGGATGCGGCTTTCGTCACCGGCTTGGCGCGCGATTTCGACGGCGCGGATTTTGCGGCTACTGGTTTTGCTGCGGGTTTGGCAGGGCTTGAGCTCTTCGAGCTTGTCTTTGCGGTGGCAGGCGCGGTCTTCACCGCCGGCTTGGCCGCAGCCGTCTTTGCAGTTGGCTTAACTGTTGCCTTGGCCCCTTGAGTGGGTTTAGCAGCTTTCGCCGGCGCAGCCTTGGTCGCTGGTTTGACTGCGGCGGCTTCCACCGCCGGCTTCGTCTGCGATTTCGCCGCTGGTGCTGCCTTGCCGGTTGCTGCCGCTTTCGCAGAGGGTTTCGCCGCCGGCTTGGCAGTTGCGGGCTTTGAGGACTTCGCAGCACTTGCAGCCTTCGGCGCCTTGGAGCCGGCCTTCGTGGAAGCCGCGGATGCCGTCGTGGCAGCCGCCTTCGGCGCTGCTGTCTTTTTCGCCGGGGCTTTCTTTGCCGGATCGTTTTTCACTGCCGCCGCAGCCGTTGCCTTGCCCGCCTTGCTGATCGTCGTCTTGGCCACTCGTTCCTCCCTGCCCTGTATTCTATTTCTTGGTCTCTCGGTCCTCACCGTGCATTCGCCCCGGCTTGCCCGCCTCGTCTGCCTCCTGCAGCATCTCGCGCAAAACCGCTGTGTCTCTATGTATTGTCACAAGGGCTGGCCATGCAAGTCTTGCCCCAGCGTAATGAAGGCAATGAAATTTACTGCGTGCTTCAGAACAATTTTTCAGAACAGCAGCGCTTCGACGTTGAAAGCCAGATCAGTCGAGCGGCACGAAAATCAAGCTTTCGTCGTCACTGCATGACTGCGACGCTCTATTTCGTCGAGGCATTCCCGAATGAAATATTATGTCTATAATTTATCGGCTTTTTGAAACTTTGTTCCTCTTCCCAAACGGCATGTAGACAGGGAGTTCCAAAGCCCTGAAAACGATGCTTATATGCGCGCTCGAAGCCTGTTCAGAGGGGCTTGGTATCATGACAGGGAGTGTTTCAATGATAAGGAAGCTGACTTTTGCAGCTGCGCTTGCGGCTGCAACCGTCTTGGGCGGCGCGGCAGCAAATGCCAAAACGCTGGTTTATTGCTCGGAAGCGTCACCGGCCGGTTTTGACCCGTCGCCATGGAGCGGCGGCAACGATTTCGACGCGTCCTCGCGCACCATCTATTCGCGCCTGGTCGAGTTCGAGCACGGCAAGACGACCATCACGCCGGGTCTCGCCGAAAGCTGGACCGTCTCGGACGACGGTCTCGAATACACCTTCAAACTCAAGCCGGGCGTCAAGTTCCAGACGACCGACTATTTCACGCCGACCCGCGACCTCAACGCCGACGACGTGATCTTCTCCTTCGAGCGTCAGTGGAAAAAAGAGAACAAGTGGTTCGAATATCTTCCCGGCACCGGCTGGGAATATTTCACCGGCATGGGCTTCCCGGACCTGCTCAAGGAAATCGTCAAGGTCGACGACCTGAC
Protein-coding regions in this window:
- a CDS encoding long-chain fatty acid--CoA ligase, whose protein sequence is MKSYSSVVPAEIAPLEFDSIGDFLVNSSKKFATRPAFTCMGKTITYGELERQSAAFGAWLQSKGLAKGARVAIMMPNVLQYPVAMMGILRAGYTVVNVNPLYTPRELEHQLKDSGAEAIIILENFATTLQAVIAKTPVKHVVVATMGDMLGMKGLIVNLVVRRVKKMVPAWSLPGHTKFPAVQKEGAARTFKPVKSEADDVAFLQYTGGTTGVSKGAILLHRNVLANVAQNLLWMETAFVKKPRPATLTFVCALPLYHIYALTVNALMGMQQGAQNVLIPNPRDIPGFVKELAKYQVNVFPGLNTLFNALLNNEDFRKLDFKPLLLTFGGGMAVQRGVADRWQKLTGCLISEGYGLSETAPVATANRFDADAFTGTIGLPIPSTVLAIRDEEGRDMPLGEVGEICIKGPQVMAGYWNRPDETAKVMTPDGYFKSGDMGFMDENGYTKIVDRKKDMILVSGFNVYPNELEEVVAQHPGVLEVAAIGVPDEHSGEVPKLFVVKKDPNLTAEELLAYCKQNLTGYKRPRLIEFRTELPKTNVGKILRRELRG